The proteins below are encoded in one region of Bacteroides uniformis:
- a CDS encoding helix-turn-helix domain-containing protein, whose product MLFFGFYFLFAKTPEKKIFKNYLRSRQIMGIAMLLLSANYSVHFFFGIRFKNADSAILMNMSTYFLCYSLFSSALIMLLDRFYITKRRVWTHIILWIIFSTLSGVVLFLLPSGIMQKISLFALAVWLVVFGIVLARRVIIAYRRAIRIFNETQADDIGTYIEWLSIFTYWAVIFGVGCGLLTFLPDKYVFIWILSSIPFYSYLFYSYQNYLLFYEQVENAFEQDIQSEEELLTDTETEPEIVSEKEVPVSYTEIIEKVANWIKTDGYVQQGLTIKELSEILHTNRTYLSAYIKTTYKMTFREWITGLRLEYAKNILKEHPEINIQKLAESSGFLSRSNFIKSFTEKEGCTPGKWKKANLE is encoded by the coding sequence ATGTTATTCTTCGGCTTTTATTTTTTGTTTGCAAAGACTCCTGAAAAGAAAATTTTCAAGAATTATCTCCGCTCTCGACAGATTATGGGTATAGCTATGCTACTGCTTTCGGCAAACTATTCGGTACATTTCTTCTTTGGTATCCGATTCAAAAATGCGGATTCTGCCATATTGATGAACATGTCCACATACTTCCTGTGCTATTCTCTGTTCAGTTCGGCATTGATAATGTTGCTTGATCGTTTTTACATTACCAAACGGCGTGTGTGGACACATATCATTTTATGGATTATATTCTCAACTCTTTCCGGAGTTGTGTTGTTCCTGTTGCCAAGCGGAATCATGCAAAAAATCTCTTTATTTGCTTTAGCTGTATGGTTAGTCGTTTTTGGAATCGTTTTAGCTCGCAGAGTCATAATTGCATATCGTAGAGCCATTCGGATTTTCAATGAAACTCAGGCGGATGATATAGGCACATATATCGAATGGCTTTCCATATTCACTTATTGGGCTGTTATCTTCGGTGTCGGATGCGGATTGCTGACATTTCTGCCAGACAAATATGTTTTTATCTGGATTTTGTCGTCAATACCGTTCTACAGCTATCTTTTCTACAGCTATCAGAACTACCTGCTGTTCTATGAACAGGTGGAAAATGCTTTTGAGCAAGATATACAGTCTGAAGAAGAACTTCTGACAGATACGGAAACAGAACCTGAAATAGTTTCTGAGAAAGAAGTTCCAGTGTCCTATACAGAAATTATAGAGAAAGTGGCCAACTGGATAAAGACAGACGGCTATGTCCAGCAGGGACTTACCATAAAAGAACTGTCCGAAATACTTCATACGAACCGTACCTATCTTTCCGCTTATATCAAGACTACGTATAAAATGACATTCCGCGAATGGATAACCGGTCTCCGGTTGGAGTATGCGAAAAACATACTGAAGGAGCATCCGGAAATCAATATACAGAAGCTGGCTGAGTCTTCCGGTTTTCTTTCCCGCAGTAACTTTATCAAATCATTTACAGAGAAGGAAGGATGTACGCCTGGCAAGTGGAAAAAAGCAAATCTGGAATAA